One Microaerobacter geothermalis genomic window carries:
- the ytvI gene encoding sporulation integral membrane protein YtvI, with translation MTSTWHRWVIPTVIIIITIIITSLVIYTIKFSFPFIFALILAVLFEPIVQFFEKLLVKIKYIKEPRPLAVTLNFLLFLLLSFILFYIIFTKVAIQTIALMERLPEYLSEWGTWTYNFLIQAQIFYQSLPTETLDTINKGISSLVDWGKKTFEWISGFILNLVSALPNTFIGAVVFLIALYLMSLHLPKLKKSFLDLFEKETEKKINHILFDLNHAIIGFVRAQLIISLLIYIITFIGLLILDVKYAFAISFFIVIVDILPILGTGSVIIPWSIYRWIQGESSIAIGLLILYLVLVVFRRIVEPKILGENIGLSALATVISMYLGFKVVGAIGLFIGPSLFILVKAIRRAGFWQKKISL, from the coding sequence GTGACGTCAACATGGCATCGTTGGGTAATCCCAACTGTTATCATCATTATAACGATTATTATAACTAGTCTAGTTATTTATACAATCAAATTTTCTTTTCCGTTTATTTTTGCCTTAATTTTAGCGGTACTCTTTGAGCCCATCGTTCAATTCTTTGAGAAACTGCTGGTAAAAATCAAGTATATAAAGGAACCAAGGCCTCTGGCAGTGACCTTAAATTTTCTTTTGTTTTTGCTGCTAAGCTTTATCCTCTTTTATATTATCTTTACAAAAGTGGCCATCCAAACCATTGCTTTAATGGAGCGATTACCGGAATATCTATCAGAATGGGGAACGTGGACCTATAATTTTCTTATCCAAGCCCAAATTTTTTATCAAAGTCTCCCCACTGAAACATTAGATACCATTAATAAGGGAATAAGCAGCCTTGTGGATTGGGGAAAAAAAACCTTTGAGTGGATTTCCGGCTTCATTCTTAATTTGGTATCGGCCCTTCCCAATACCTTTATCGGAGCCGTTGTTTTTCTGATCGCCCTTTATTTGATGAGCCTTCATCTGCCTAAATTAAAAAAAAGCTTTTTAGATCTTTTTGAAAAGGAAACTGAGAAAAAAATTAACCATATCCTCTTTGATTTAAATCATGCCATTATAGGATTCGTAAGAGCCCAATTGATCATCAGTCTCCTGATCTATATCATTACATTTATCGGATTGTTAATTCTGGATGTAAAGTATGCTTTCGCCATATCCTTTTTTATCGTGATTGTTGATATATTACCCATTTTAGGTACAGGTTCTGTCATTATCCCCTGGTCCATTTACCGGTGGATACAAGGGGAGAGCAGCATCGCCATAGGACTCCTTATCTTGTATCTTGTCCTTGTTGTATTCAGACGAATTGTTGAGCCTAAAATTTTGGGGGAGAATATTGGATTAAGTGCTCTAGCCACAGTGATCAGCATGTATCTGGGATTTAAAGTGGTTGGTGCAATCGGCTTATTTATCGGTCCTTCCCTTTTTATTCTTGTGAAAGCGATACGCCGGGCCGGTTTCTGGCAAAAAAAGATTTCGTTGTAA